A genomic window from Polyangiaceae bacterium includes:
- the truA gene encoding tRNA pseudouridine(38-40) synthase TruA: MTDETGADVHPREVTAPCEDHANPHDRNADESALDIHGVASESRESAAPASKRRIDSHAYGVLLRLAYDGAGYSGFVRQDNARTIGGELEGAIRVIDPRATLLRAVSRTDAGVHARGQIAAFDTNKDINARGWVLALSQQISRQIAVVGAARVPTGFDPRRHVLRKTYRYSILRSATHDPFWHERAWRVYERLNHSALVDEASNLVGTHDFRAFRSAQDTRENTVRTLLRADVSTSQCDPRVVEIEVEGDRFMHRMMRIICGTLVDVARDRVKPGAVRRALASGRREDLGMTAPAEGLCLMDITLDTQGEAGWP; encoded by the coding sequence GTGACCGACGAGACTGGCGCGGACGTTCACCCGCGCGAGGTGACTGCGCCGTGCGAAGATCACGCCAACCCGCACGACCGGAACGCCGACGAATCGGCCCTCGACATCCACGGAGTGGCTAGCGAGTCACGCGAGAGCGCTGCGCCCGCCAGCAAGCGTCGGATCGATAGCCACGCGTACGGCGTGCTGTTGCGCCTCGCCTACGATGGCGCGGGCTACTCCGGCTTCGTACGACAAGACAACGCGCGGACGATTGGCGGTGAGCTCGAAGGCGCCATTCGAGTCATCGATCCCCGCGCCACGCTGCTGCGCGCAGTGAGTCGCACGGATGCCGGTGTGCATGCGCGCGGACAGATCGCGGCTTTCGACACCAACAAGGACATCAATGCGCGAGGCTGGGTGCTCGCGCTGTCTCAGCAGATCTCGAGGCAGATCGCAGTTGTCGGCGCGGCGCGCGTGCCGACGGGTTTCGACCCCAGGCGCCACGTGCTCCGAAAGACCTATCGTTACTCCATTCTGCGCAGCGCCACGCACGACCCGTTCTGGCACGAACGCGCGTGGCGCGTGTACGAGAGGTTGAACCACTCGGCACTGGTCGACGAAGCGTCGAACCTCGTCGGTACGCACGACTTCCGCGCCTTCCGCAGTGCGCAGGACACCCGGGAAAACACGGTGCGAACGCTGCTGCGCGCCGACGTCTCCACGTCGCAATGTGATCCGCGCGTGGTGGAGATCGAGGTGGAAGGAGACCGTTTCATGCATCGGATGATGCGCATCATTTGCGGCACGCTCGTGGACGTGGCCCGGGATCGAGTGAAGCCCGGTGCAGTTCGTCGGGCTCTGGCGAGTGGTCGTCGCGAAGATCTCGGGATGACCGCCCCTGCGGAAGGCCTCTGCCTGATGGACATCACGCTCGACACCCAGGGCGAAGCGGGCTGGCCCTGA